DNA from Musa acuminata AAA Group cultivar baxijiao chromosome BXJ1-5, Cavendish_Baxijiao_AAA, whole genome shotgun sequence:
AcctctcttgaatggtcgtaatatCAATGGATCTTCCACTGTGAGTGGGGCTGGCTATGCTGCCATCTCACAATTCGAAAATGCTGGCATACTGAGTACCCTTTCCTTCTCCTGGGTCAGTCCTTTGCTTTCTGTTGGTCACAGAAAGACTTTAGACCTCAAAGATATTCCACAATTAGCTAGTGATGATAATGTTCATACCGTCTTCCCAATATTCAAAAGTAAACTTGAATCTTATACTAGCGCTAATGCCAATAGTATGATTACCTCATTTATGTTGGCAAAGGCATTAATCTTCTCTGTCTGGGGACACCTTTTGTTGGCAACTTCTAGTGCACTCTTGTCCACTGTGGCTTCATTTGTTGGCCCCTATCTCATTGGTTACCTTGTTCGATACCTCAGTGGTGATCGACAATTTGAAAATCAAGGGTACCTTCTGGTTCTGGCGTTCATTCTGTCAAATCTTGTTGAGGGTTTTTGTAGTAGGTATGAGAGTTTCATATTTCAACAGGTTTTTATCAGACTCAGGGCCTCCCTTGTTTCCATGATCTACCAAAAGGGTCTTACTCTCTCTAGTCGCTCAAGACAATGTCGAACCAGTGGGGAAATCATAAATTACATGACTATTGATGCTCCAAGGGTTAGTTCTTTCAGCTACCACATGCTTCATCTGTTATCGGTCCCAGTGCATGTTATTCTGGCCTTGTTAATCTTATATCCTCAAATGGGGCTTGCTTCACTAATCGGCATAGCGGCCACCTTTATTGTAATGTTGATAAATGTTCCCATAGCCAAGCTAGAACAGAATTACATAGGAAAGATTATGGAGTCTAAAGATCGTAGAATGAAGGCTACAACAGAGATCTTGAGGAATATGAGAATTCTCAAGCTTCAAGCTTGGGAAATGaagttcttatccaaaataatggaACTGAGAAAAACTGAGATAAGTTGGTTGTGGAAGATTGCTTATGTATCAGCTGCTGCAATTTTTATCTTCTCCTGTTCATCAATTTTTGTTGCAGTAGTTGCCTTTGGAGCTTGCATACTTTTGAGGATACCATTGGGAACAGGAAAGATTCTAACAGCACTTGCAACTTTTAGGACATTGCAAAATCCCATTTTTGCTATTCCAAATACAATCACAATGTTAGTTCAGACCAAAGTTTCTCTTGATAGAATATCATCATTCCTCTGCCTTGAGGATTTGCAACCAAATGTTGTAGAGAAGCTCCCACGAGGTAGCTCAGAGGTAGCTATCAAAGTTAGCAATGGTAATTTCGTGTGGGATACCTCCTCTAAAACTCCTACTCTGAAAGATCTAAATTTCCAAGTGTTGAAAGGAATGAGGGTCGCTGTTTGTGGAACTGTTGGTTCCGGTAAATCAAGCTTGCTGTCTTGCATTCTTGGTGAAGTCTCAAAAATTTCTGGAACTGTCAAGTTATGTGGTACAACAGCTTTTGTCTCCCAGTCACCGTGGATTCAAAGTGGTAGCATTCGAGACAATATAATTTTCGGAAAGGAAATGGACATAGACAAATATGACAGTGTCCTAGAAGCTTGTTCTTTGAAGAAGGATTTGGATATCATGCCTAATGGTGACCAGACAGTTATAGGAGAAAGAGGCATAAATCTTAGCGGAGGACAAAAGCAACGGGTACAAATTGCCCGTGCCATATACCATGATGCTGACGTTTATATGTTTGATGATCCATTCAGTGCTGTTGATGCCCACACAGGATCTCATCTCTTTAAGGTAATAGCTTAAACTGTAGCTATTTTTCCATATGGTTATAATATCAAGTGTTTTTGTTGAATATTTACAAAATATGAAGAATTTCATATACGTACACCTTGATGGTTGTTAATATATTAACGAAACTTTCTTTTGTCAATATCATGTTGCTTTGTAAGAAGATATTTGATCTTTAAAAATAATAACGACATCACTACTACAggaatgtttgcttggatttttatctTCAAAGACAGTGGTCTATGTCACACACCAGGTGGAGTTTTTACCTTCAGCTGACCTTATCCTGGTGAGTAATGCTGCCTTTTCATCTTTATCTCACATATGTATTCCAGACAGAATTATTCTCTTGTACAGGTCATAAGAGATGGAAGGATTGTACAAGCAGGAAAGTACAATGAGATAATTAACTCAGGAACAGAGTTCAGGGAACTGGTTGGTTCTCATATGGAAGCTTTGGCTGCACATAACATGATAAAACATACTTCCAACACTTCAAGTGACTCTATTCAAGGTGGTCCTTCTGCCTCAAAATCTAGTGTACCTGTTCCTCAACAAGCAGAATTGAAGGATACAGAAAATGGTCCATCAGATGAAGTTAGGCCGAGGGGTCAacttgttcaagaagaagagagggagacaGGCAGAGTGGGGTTTCTGATTTATTGGAGGTATATTACAATGGCATATAAAGGGGCACTTGTTCCGTTAATATTATTTTCCCAAATTCTTTTTCAAGTCCTTGAGATATGTAGCAATTATTGGATGGCTTTGGAGTCTCCTCTGTCAGATGACTTGGAACCTCCTGTAAGTGGCACAATGCTTATATCTGTATATGTAGCATTGGCTGTTGGGAGCTCTGCTTGTATCCTCATAAGAACCCTACTTCTCGTAATTGCTGGATATAAGACTGCAACAATGCTATTTAATAAGATGCACATGTGCATTTTTCGTGCACCCATGTCATTCTTTGATTCCACCCCTACTGGgcgtattttgaatagagtaagtATTATATTTCTTTTAATCATTGAGAATATTCTTTTGAGGCTTATGTCTCTAAAATATGTTTAATGGGGCAGGTGTCAGCTGATCAAGGTGGAGTAGATACAGGCATTTCTCTCCAAATTGAATTATTTGCATTCTCAATTATACATCTTCTGGGGATTATTTCAGTCATGTCACAGGTTGCATGGCCAGTTTTGGTCATCTTTATTCCTGTGGTTGCGACTTGTATTTGGTATCAGGTATCTGTTTTACAAGTTTTTAACTCTACTTCAAGTACAGAAGTGAATAATGTTAGAAAAACTTGTATCATCAGCACTAGATGTTGTATTCATTCacttcttaaaatgaaaattatgAAGCAAACAGTTTCATTTCTAAAAAATCCTGCATAAGGATGAATTTAGATATTATTTTTCTGATGTCTTAGTAAAGCAAATGCTCTTCTATTAACACAGTGAATTATGGGAGCAAGACATTCTTTAAAACTTGGAAGTACTGCAGCCAGAGTCATCTGATGTTGTAGCAAGTGATCTTGTCAACTATGGTCCGACATACTTCTCCAATATTGAGATTGGGCAACTTCTAAAATCTGACTATCTTTATGAAAATGTTACAATCCCATTTTTGTAAACATTATTTTTTTCTCACCAATTTTAGATAAATTCTAGCTAAATCAGATAAATGCATATTATATTTTCCACATTTTTGTTATTTTCTATcatttttatatgtttttaatataatgcttaaattgctgaaaaagctgTTGGATCAACAAAGTGAATACTGtcaattttttcttttgaaactatGTTCCTAATTTAAGCTATTAGTTTGATCTACCATTCCAGTTTCTGAAGTATCAGCAGGCAAGAGAACAAGGAGACATTAAATGCAGAATAAGGAGGGgtaattatttttaaaacatgTCATTATATAATGGCAGAATTTGGATTGTGATTTCTCCTTTGATCACATTGCCTTATGCCATAATTCTGTAGTGTTTTGTAATATATAACAGTCTTTTTTTTAGGTGAGACTGATAAATTGAACAGCATAATTGACTGTTTAGTCATTAGTATATGTACACCTTCTATGAATTTGTCATCTTGCATGACTATAATTATGCCATTACTCTACATTCAGACTTTTCCTATTTTCATGATCTATAAATTCTAAAGTTCTCTTATAATCCTGGTCCCTCAGCAATACTACATATCTACTGCACGAGAACTATCAAGGTTGATTGGGGTTTGCAGAGCTCCTGTAATCCAACATTTTGCAGAATCAATGTCGGGATCAATTTCAGTTAGAAGCTTTGGTCAGGAAAAAGAGTTTGTGAACACTAACTATAATCTGACAAATGATCTCTCTCGACTTCAATTCCATAGTACAGGTGCTATGCAATGGCTTTGTTTTCGTCTCGATATGTTGTCATCCCTTACATTTGCCTTCTCTCTGATATTTCTGATCAGCATGCCAGAAGGTGTAATCGATCCTGGTACTTGCTTTATATAGTTCCATTATTTGTGTTTCCTGGAATTTCCTGGAAATATGGAAGTCATGTTAGCCATTGTTTTTCTGTTTCTTTGTCTTCTTCCCTAGGTATTGCTGGCCTTGCAGTGACATATGGGCTTAGTctgaatatgatacaaacatgggTCATCCGGAATCTGTGCCAGCTTGAAAATGGAATTATTTCTGTGGAGAGAATACTACAGTATACAAACATTCCTAGTGAACCACCTCTTGTCATAGATGAAAACAGACCTGATCATATCTGGCCATCAAAGGGGGAAATAGACCTTCTTAGCTTGCAGGTAATTACATCCTTCCTACGATATTCCTTGTTTGTTTTCCAGCTTATATTGTATCTTTTAAGTGTTAGTTTTCATTATCTATCACTTTCCAAGATGATAAGTGTGATTACATCACTAAATAAAGGTTTAAATATATAAAGCCTCTTGGATGTGTGTTACCAAAAGTTCCAGCTTGAGAACAACTCAACTCCCTCAGCATGAAAGTGCTACTTCAAGCTCATCATGGTTTTCACACTGAATGTTTCTCTATTGACATCTTAAAAGTTGCTGCAAATCCCatcatatttttctttctaatacTAATTAACTTGGAACAGGTTCGTTATGGCCTCGACATGCCTTTTATTTTAAGGGGTCTCACTTGCACTCTTCCTGGAGGTAAAAAGATTGGAATTGTTGGAAGAACTGGAAGTGGCAAGTCCACCCTTATACAGACAATATTTCGTATTATTGATCCTACTGTTGGTCATATTTTCATCGATGGCATTGACATTTCAACAATAGGGCTGCATGACCTGAGATCCAGATTAAGCATTATCCCGCAAGATCCAATTATGTTTGAGGGAACTGTGCGTAGCAACCTAGACCCACTTGAAGAATATACAGATGAGCAGATATGGGAGGTGCTTCAGTTTACTAGCATATTATTTGACTTGTATTAATTTATCATATCCCTTTAGTGTTGTTTCCAAGTTTATTTGAAATCATAATGTGTCTTTTCTATTTCAATGTTTTTCTCTTTTAGGCACTG
Protein-coding regions in this window:
- the LOC135674265 gene encoding ABC transporter C family member 3-like isoform X2, with the protein product MDLLLEESHGMSASVSLTVLINVRGVLGLFLEPVLLLYGISAACHLCFLLVLSALWLHRCCDSGKDFHRGVAKSKFLYYRLVLFTSLSLGLFHLPTCILSYFWYQHDDRLLAIEVSLAIRTAAWFAMIAYLHLEFSSSSEDRFPTFLRVWWGLFLLLSCSGLVVDILYFKKHKFQKTHQLVFDFCSILAGLTFNYAGFYGKRILEEKTNHEEPLLNGRNINGSSTVSGAGYAAISQFENAGILSTLSFSWVSPLLSVGHRKTLDLKDIPQLASDDNVHTVFPIFKSKLESYTSANANSMITSFMLAKALIFSVWGHLLLATSSALLSTVASFVGPYLIGYLVRYLSGDRQFENQGYLLVLAFILSNLVEGFCSRYESFIFQQVFIRLRASLVSMIYQKGLTLSSRSRQCRTSGEIINYMTIDAPRVSSFSYHMLHLLSVPVHVILALLILYPQMGLASLIGIAATFIVMLINVPIAKLEQNYIGKIMESKDRRMKATTEILRNMRILKLQAWEMKFLSKIMELRKTEISWLWKIAYVSAAAIFIFSCSSIFVAVVAFGACILLRIPLGTGKILTALATFRTLQNPIFAIPNTITMLVQTKVSLDRISSFLCLEDLQPNVVEKLPRGSSEVAIKVSNGNFVWDTSSKTPTLKDLNFQVLKGMRVAVCGTVGSGKSSLLSCILGEVSKISGTVKLCGTTAFVSQSPWIQSGSIRDNIIFGKEMDIDKYDSVLEACSLKKDLDIMPNGDQTVIGERGINLSGGQKQRVQIARAIYHDADVYMFDDPFSAVDAHTGSHLFKECLLGFLSSKTVVYVTHQVEFLPSADLILVIRDGRIVQAGKYNEIINSGTEFRELVGSHMEALAAHNMIKHTSNTSSDSIQGGPSASKSSVPVPQQAELKDTENGPSDEVRPRGQLVQEEERETGRVGFLIYWRYITMAYKGALVPLILFSQILFQVLEICSNYWMALESPLSDDLEPPVSGTMLISVYVALAVGSSACILIRTLLLVIAGYKTATMLFNKMHMCIFRAPMSFFDSTPTGRILNRVSADQGGVDTGISLQIELFAFSIIHLLGIISVMSQVAWPVLVIFIPVVATCIWYQQYYISTARELSRLIGVCRAPVIQHFAESMSGSISVRSFGQEKEFVNTNYNLTNDLSRLQFHSTGAMQWLCFRLDMLSSLTFAFSLIFLISMPEGVIDPGIAGLAVTYGLSLNMIQTWVIRNLCQLENGIISVERILQYTNIPSEPPLVIDENRPDHIWPSKGEIDLLSLQVRYGLDMPFILRGLTCTLPGGKKIGIVGRTGSGLHDLRSRLSIIPQDPIMFEGTVRSNLDPLEEYTDEQIWEALDCCQLGEEIRNKELKLDSEVTENGENWSVGQRQLVCLGRVILRKSKILVLDEATASVDTTTDIIIQKTLRQQFSESTVITIAHRITSVIDSDIVILLDNGVIVEIDSPTKLLENKSSLFAKLVSEYTTRFYDASRQ
- the LOC135674265 gene encoding ABC transporter C family member 3-like isoform X1, whose protein sequence is MDLLLEESHGMSASVSLTVLINVRGVLGLFLEPVLLLYGISAACHLCFLLVLSALWLHRCCDSGKDFHRGVAKSKFLYYRLVLFTSLSLGLFHLPTCILSYFWYQHDDRLLAIEVSLAIRTAAWFAMIAYLHLEFSSSSEDRFPTFLRVWWGLFLLLSCSGLVVDILYFKKHKFQKTHQLVFDFCSILAGLTFNYAGFYGKRILEEKTNHEEPLLNGRNINGSSTVSGAGYAAISQFENAGILSTLSFSWVSPLLSVGHRKTLDLKDIPQLASDDNVHTVFPIFKSKLESYTSANANSMITSFMLAKALIFSVWGHLLLATSSALLSTVASFVGPYLIGYLVRYLSGDRQFENQGYLLVLAFILSNLVEGFCSRYESFIFQQVFIRLRASLVSMIYQKGLTLSSRSRQCRTSGEIINYMTIDAPRVSSFSYHMLHLLSVPVHVILALLILYPQMGLASLIGIAATFIVMLINVPIAKLEQNYIGKIMESKDRRMKATTEILRNMRILKLQAWEMKFLSKIMELRKTEISWLWKIAYVSAAAIFIFSCSSIFVAVVAFGACILLRIPLGTGKILTALATFRTLQNPIFAIPNTITMLVQTKVSLDRISSFLCLEDLQPNVVEKLPRGSSEVAIKVSNGNFVWDTSSKTPTLKDLNFQVLKGMRVAVCGTVGSGKSSLLSCILGEVSKISGTVKLCGTTAFVSQSPWIQSGSIRDNIIFGKEMDIDKYDSVLEACSLKKDLDIMPNGDQTVIGERGINLSGGQKQRVQIARAIYHDADVYMFDDPFSAVDAHTGSHLFKECLLGFLSSKTVVYVTHQVEFLPSADLILVIRDGRIVQAGKYNEIINSGTEFRELVGSHMEALAAHNMIKHTSNTSSDSIQGGPSASKSSVPVPQQAELKDTENGPSDEVRPRGQLVQEEERETGRVGFLIYWRYITMAYKGALVPLILFSQILFQVLEICSNYWMALESPLSDDLEPPVSGTMLISVYVALAVGSSACILIRTLLLVIAGYKTATMLFNKMHMCIFRAPMSFFDSTPTGRILNRVSADQGGVDTGISLQIELFAFSIIHLLGIISVMSQVAWPVLVIFIPVVATCIWYQQYYISTARELSRLIGVCRAPVIQHFAESMSGSISVRSFGQEKEFVNTNYNLTNDLSRLQFHSTGAMQWLCFRLDMLSSLTFAFSLIFLISMPEGVIDPGIAGLAVTYGLSLNMIQTWVIRNLCQLENGIISVERILQYTNIPSEPPLVIDENRPDHIWPSKGEIDLLSLQVRYGLDMPFILRGLTCTLPGGKKIGIVGRTGSGKSTLIQTIFRIIDPTVGHIFIDGIDISTIGLHDLRSRLSIIPQDPIMFEGTVRSNLDPLEEYTDEQIWEALDCCQLGEEIRNKELKLDSEVTENGENWSVGQRQLVCLGRVILRKSKILVLDEATASVDTTTDIIIQKTLRQQFSESTVITIAHRITSVIDSDIVILLDNGVIVEIDSPTKLLENKSSLFAKLVSEYTTRFYDASRQ